Proteins from a genomic interval of Chionomys nivalis chromosome 7, mChiNiv1.1, whole genome shotgun sequence:
- the Tmem132e gene encoding transmembrane protein 132E: MAPGMSGRHGAALLCLSALLAHAASRSHPASPSPPGSQASPVLPVSYRLSHTRLAFFLKEARPPPPATINGSLQRSEPFVVFQTKELPVLNVSLGPFSTSQVVVRELLQPSSTLDIPERLTVNWKVRAFIVRARVPVSQPVAQVLFYVAGRDWDDFGVTERLPCVRLHAFRDAREVRSSCRLGGALATCLVRAELPLAWFGPPAPAAPPSARRKSPDGLEPEATAESQQVELYYTLHAPDAAGGCGSARRGPGPGAAARAETPTQHPLLRIGSISLFRPPPRRAVQEHRLDSNLMIRLPDRPLRPGEVLSILLYLAPNSSAASPSVEHFTLRVKAKKGVTLLGTKSRSGQWRVTSELLTGAKHSTATVDVAWAQGTPLPPWEGQGPLEILQLDFEMENFTSQSVKRRIMWHIDYRGHSALPDLERVVTELTVIQRDVQAILPLAMDTEIINTAILTGRTVAIPVKVIAIEVSGLVLDVSALVECQSDNEDIIKVSSSCDYVFVSGKESRGSMNARVTFRYDVLSAPLEMTVWVPKLPLHIELSDARLSQVKGWRVPILSGRRSARESEDEEEEEEERRQSASRGCTLQYQHATLQVFTQFHTTSSEGTDQVVTMLGPDWLVEVTDLVSDFMRVGDPRVAHLVDSSTLAGLEPGTTPFKVVSPLTEAVLGETLLTVTEEKVSITQLQAQVVASLALSLRPSPGSSHTILATTAAQPTLSFAKQEALLSLWLSYSDGTTAPLSLYSPRDYGLLVSSLDERVATVTQDKAFPLVVAEAEGSGDLLRAELTISESCQKTKRKSVLAITPVGLRVHFGRDEEDPTYDYPGPSQPGPGGGEDETRGAGPPGTAIPAGEIPGLGTSGPVPLTEDYLPLPTGFLQMPRGLTDLEIGMYALLGVFCLAILVFLINCIVFVLRYRHKRIPPEGQTSMDHSHHWVFLGNGQPLRVQGELSPPAGSALETVPACCHGDHHSSGSSQTSVQSQVHGRGDGSSGGSARDQTEDPASSPTSKRKRVKFTTFTTLPSEELAYDSVPAGEEDEEDEEDLGWGCPDVTGTTRPTPPPDLHNYMRRIKDIA; the protein is encoded by the exons CCGCCAGCCGCTCCCACCCAGCCAGCCCCAGTCCCCCAGGATCGCAAGCCAGCCCTGTGCTACCGGTTAGCTACCGCCTGTCGCACACACGACTAGCCTTCTTCCTGAAGGAGGCGCGGCCCCCGCCGCCAGCCACAATCAACGGCTCCCTGCAGCGCTCAGAGCCCTTCGTGGTGTTCCAGACCAAGGAGCTGCCCGTTCTCAACGTGTCCCTGGGACCCTTCAGCACCAGCCAAGTGGTGGTGCGAGAACTTCTGCAGCCGTCCAGCACCCTGGACATCCCCGAGCGCCTGACGGTCAATTGGAAAGTACGCGCTTTCATCGTGCGTGCCCGCGTGCCCGTCTCACAGCCCGTGGCACAGGTGCTTTTCTATGTGGCCGGTCGCGACTGGGACGACTTCGGGGTCACCGAGCGGCTGCCCTGTGTCCGCCTGCACGCCTTCCGGGACGCACGTGAGGTGCGGAGCTCGTGTCGCCTGGGCGGGGCCTTAGCCACCTGCTTGGTGCGCGCCGAACTGCCCTTGGCCTGGTTCGGACCCCCAGCTCCGGCCGCGCCACCCAGTGCCCGCCGCAAATCCCCCGACGGACTGGAGCCCGAGGCCACGGCCGAGAGCCAGCAGGTAGAACTCTACTATACGCTGCACGCCCCCGATGCAGCGGGCGGCTGCGGGAGCGCGCGGCGCGGCCCCGGGCCGGGAGCAGCCGCGCGTGCCGAAACCCCCACGCAGCACCCGTTGCTACGCATTGGCAGCATCAGCTTGTTCCGGCCACCGCCGCGTAGGGCCGTTCAGGAGCATAGGCTGGACAGCAACTTGATGATCCGCCTGCCCGACAGGCCACTCAGGCCTGGCGAGGTACTCAGCATCCTCCTCTACCTGGCACCCAACTCCTCTGCTGCCAGCCCCAGTGTGGAACACTTCACACTCAG GGTGAAGGCCAAGAAGGGTGTAACCCTCCTAGGCACCAAGTCTCGAAGTGGCCAGTGGCGTGTGACCTCAGAGCTGCTGACTGGGGCGAAGCATTCAACAGCCACTGTGGATGTGGCCTGGGCCCAGGGCACACCCCTTCCCCCCTG GGAGGGTCAGGGACCCCTGGAGATCTTGCAGCTGGATTTCGAGATGGAGAACTTCACCAGCCAGTCTGTGAAGCGGAGGATCATGTGGCACATTGATTATCGAGGCCACAGTGCCCTGCCCGACCTGGAGCGGGTTGTCACTGAGCTCACGGTTATCCAGAGGGATGTGCAAGCCATCCTGCCCCTGGCCATG GACACAGAGATCATCAACACTGCCATACTGACAGGCCGGACTGTGGCCATTCCCGTCAAGGTCATCGCCATTGAGGTGTCTGGCCTTGTCCTTGATGTTTCTGCCCTGGTGGAGTGCCAGTCTGACAATGAGGACATCATCAAG GTGTCCAGCAGCTGTGACTATGTGTTCGTGAGTGGGAAGGAGTCTCGAGGGTCCATGAACGCCAGAGTCACCTTCCGCTACGATGTCCTCAGTGCCCCCCTGGAAATGACAGTCTGGGTTCCTAAGCTACCTCTGCACATCGAGCTCTCGGATGCTCGCCTCAGCCAAGTGAAGGGATGGAGGGTACCTATCCTTTCCGGCCGAAG GTCAGCTCGGGAGAgcgaagatgaggaggaggaagaagaagaacgGAGACAGAGTGCCAGCCGAGGCTGCACTCTGCAATACCAGCATGCCACCCTGCAGGTCTTCACCCAGTTTCACACGACATCATCCGAGGGCACCGACCAGGTGGTCACCATGCTGGGCCCTGACTGGCTGGTGGAGGTCACTGACCTGGTCAGTGACTTCATGCGGGTGGGTGACCCCCGAGTGGCCCACTTGGTGGACAGCAGCACACTGGCAGGACTGGAGCCAGGCACCACCCCCTTTAAG GTTGTGTCCCCCCTGACCGAGGCTGTGTTGGGGGAGACGCTACTGACAGTGACAGAGGAGAAGGTCAGTATCACACAGCTGCAGGCCCAGGTGGTGGCCAGTCTCGCTTTGTCCCTGCGACccagccctgggagcagccaCACCATCTTGGCAACCACAGCTGCGCAGCCCACCCTCAGCTTCGCCAAGCAG GAAGCCCTGCTGAGTCTGTGGCTCTCCTACAGTGATGGAACCACAGCCCCACTCTCTTTATACAGCCCCCGGGACTACGGGCTTTTGGTGAGCAGCCTGGATGAGCGGGTGGCCACTGTGACCCAAGACAAGGCTTTCCCACTGGTGGTGGCTGAGGCAGAGGGCTCAGGAGATCTGCTTCGTGCAGAGCTCACCATCTCAGAGAGCTGCCAGAAAACCAAGCGTAAGAGTGTGCTGGCTATTACTCCCGTGGGCCTGCGAGTACACTTTGGGCGGGATGAGGAGGATCCCACATACGACTACCCGGGGCCCAGCCAGCCCGGGCCTGGTGGGGGCGAGGATGAGACCCGAGGAGCTGGTCCACCAGGCACTGCCATCCCCGCTGGTGAGATCCCTGGATTGGGCACTTCTGGCCCGGTGCCACTCACAGAGGACTACTTACCGCTGCCCACGGGCTTCCTGCAGATGCCCCGGGGGCTGACGGACCTAGAGATTGGTATGTACGCACTTCTGGGGGTCTTCTGCCTCGCCATCCTTGTCTTCCTCATCAACTGCATCGTGTTCGTGCTGCGATACCGGCACAAGCGCATTCCTCCCGAGGGCCAGACCAGCATGGACCACTCGCACCACTGGGTGTTCCTGGGCAATGGGCAGCCACTGCGGGTGCAAGGTGAGCTGTCGCCGCCCGCAGGGAGTGCCCTGGAAAccgtgcctgcctgctgccacggTGATCACCACAGCAGTGGCAGCTCGCAGACCAGCGTCCAGAGCCAAGTGCATGGCCGTGGGGACGGCTCCTCTGGGGGCTCGGCCAGGGACCAGACAGAGGACCCTGCTAGCTCGCCCACCTCCAAGCGCAAGAGGGTCAAGTTCACGACCTTCACCACTCTTCCCTCAGAGGAGCTGGCCTATGACTCGGTGCCTGCTGgcgaagaggatgaggaggacgaagaggacctgggttggggtTGTCCAGATGTGACCGGAACCACGCGGCCCACTCCACCCCCGGACTTGCACAATTACATGCGC